In a genomic window of Burkholderiales bacterium:
- a CDS encoding B12-binding domain-containing radical SAM protein translates to MRLLLINPRYPESFWSFRWAVDRVLPGKRAVNPPLGLATLAALTPAHWEVTIVDENVEPLPLAPQADLIGIAGMGVQFARQQELLRYYRAAGYRTVVGGSYASLVPERYLELADTVVAGEAEYLWPRFCADLEAGRPERLYRETGVVDLRHSPTPRFDLLKLARYTTATLQVSRGCPYLCEFCDIIVMFGRKPRYKTLAQVERELDALRAQGVRNLFFVDDNLIGHRALARELLRHLIDYQARHRHRFRFGAQVSLNVAQDPELLRLLREAGFNWVFIGIESPDPAALKEIRKTQNTHEDILTSIQRIYAHGIDVLGGFIVGFDADTEQTFELQYRFITEAGIQAAMVGLLTALPKTPLHARLAAEGRLREGMNEVDNTRPATNVVPKGMSYDAMIEGYQALYRRLLADEAIARRIANKLAHMAAPVYSGEYGPLQQVGIVARLFVRGVLPGGLKRTAWFLKSLPWRSPRKMPLAVVDWICALSMRAFIERRFGEQAAPEGLAARFAAMRQALARYLAQGRAGLELNRSGLSLRLEGWLDHRFYRRAARHARRILGCTPSTLTLYVNRLQGKERLWLDRFLRRLARYGDRVRVVVGEAARGGIEIDSSVFHLALEPDFR, encoded by the coding sequence ATGCGATTGCTGCTCATCAATCCCCGCTATCCAGAAAGCTTCTGGAGCTTCCGCTGGGCGGTGGACCGGGTGCTGCCCGGAAAGCGCGCCGTCAATCCGCCCCTGGGACTCGCCACCCTCGCCGCCCTCACGCCCGCCCACTGGGAAGTGACCATCGTGGACGAGAACGTGGAGCCCCTGCCCCTCGCGCCTCAAGCGGACTTGATCGGTATCGCCGGCATGGGGGTGCAGTTCGCCCGGCAACAGGAACTCCTGCGCTACTACCGGGCCGCCGGCTACCGCACGGTGGTCGGGGGAAGCTACGCCTCCCTGGTGCCGGAGCGCTACCTGGAGCTGGCCGATACGGTGGTAGCGGGGGAGGCGGAATACCTCTGGCCGCGCTTTTGCGCCGACCTAGAGGCGGGACGGCCCGAACGGCTCTACCGCGAAACCGGTGTGGTGGATCTCCGGCACTCCCCCACGCCCCGCTTCGACCTGCTCAAGCTCGCGCGCTACACCACCGCCACCCTCCAGGTGTCCCGGGGTTGCCCGTACCTGTGCGAGTTCTGCGACATCATCGTCATGTTCGGCCGCAAGCCCCGTTACAAGACCCTGGCCCAGGTGGAGCGGGAGCTAGACGCGCTGCGCGCCCAAGGGGTGCGCAACCTCTTCTTCGTGGACGACAACCTGATCGGCCACCGGGCCCTCGCCCGGGAGCTGCTGCGGCACCTGATCGACTACCAGGCCCGCCACCGCCACCGCTTCCGCTTCGGCGCCCAAGTCTCCCTCAACGTGGCCCAGGATCCGGAGCTGCTGCGGCTCCTGCGGGAAGCGGGATTCAACTGGGTGTTCATCGGCATCGAATCCCCCGACCCGGCGGCGCTCAAGGAGATCCGCAAGACCCAGAACACCCACGAGGACATCCTCACCTCGATCCAGCGCATTTACGCCCACGGCATCGACGTGCTGGGGGGCTTCATCGTCGGCTTCGACGCCGACACGGAACAGACCTTCGAGCTGCAATACCGCTTCATCACCGAGGCGGGCATCCAGGCGGCCATGGTGGGACTCCTCACCGCCCTGCCCAAGACGCCCCTCCACGCCCGGCTCGCCGCCGAAGGCCGGCTGCGGGAAGGGATGAACGAGGTGGACAACACCCGCCCCGCCACCAACGTGGTGCCGAAGGGCATGAGCTACGACGCCATGATCGAGGGCTACCAGGCCCTCTACCGCCGGCTGCTGGCCGACGAGGCCATCGCCCGACGCATCGCCAACAAGCTTGCCCACATGGCCGCGCCCGTGTACAGCGGCGAGTACGGTCCCCTGCAGCAGGTGGGAATCGTCGCGCGACTGTTCGTGCGCGGGGTGCTGCCGGGAGGCCTGAAGCGCACAGCGTGGTTTCTGAAGAGCCTGCCGTGGCGCTCGCCCAGGAAAATGCCCCTGGCCGTAGTGGACTGGATCTGCGCGCTCTCCATGCGGGCCTTCATCGAGCGGCGCTTCGGCGAGCAGGCGGCGCCCGAAGGTCTCGCCGCCCGCTTCGCCGCCATGCGCCAGGCCCTCGCGCGCTATCTCGCTCAGGGCCGCGCCGGGCTGGAACTCAACCGCTCCGGCTTGTCCCTGCGGCTGGAAGGATGGCTCGACCACCGTTTCTACCGGCGCGCGGCGCGGCATGCCCGGCGCATCCTGGGGTGCACGCCCTCCACCCTCACCCTGTACGTGAACCGTCTCCAGGGCAAGGAGCGGCTGTGGCTCGACCGATTCCTGCGGCGCCTCGCCCGCTACGGCGACCGGGTGCGAGTGGTGGTGGGCGAAGCGGCCCGGGGCGGCATCGAGATCGATTCGTCGGTGTTCCACCTAGCGCTGGAGCCCGACTTCCGGTAG
- a CDS encoding U32 family peptidase: protein MKLALGPVLYYWSAERLLAFYEEAAAAPVDIVYLGETVCSRRHSLRPPDWLALGERLAAAGKEVVLSTQALVESESDLKALRRLVSNGRFLVEANDMAAVKCLAGRGPFVAGTHLNVYNPATLAVLAELGAVRFVAPVEMSQAALAALQAERPAGVATEAWLYGRLPLAFSARCFTARHYNLQKDDCRFRCLDHPEGLSLFTLEGEPFLTLNGVQTLSAQVLNLLPVLDELRALRVDVVRVSPQARHTGRVLEVFRSVLDGTMDLRAALAVLEPLMPGAPCDGYWRGGAGMGWRGQARP, encoded by the coding sequence ATGAAGCTGGCCCTGGGCCCGGTCCTCTACTACTGGAGCGCGGAGCGGCTGCTTGCGTTCTACGAAGAGGCGGCCGCCGCGCCGGTGGACATCGTCTACCTGGGGGAAACGGTGTGCTCCCGCCGCCACAGCCTGCGGCCGCCCGACTGGCTGGCCCTGGGGGAGCGGCTCGCCGCCGCCGGCAAGGAGGTGGTCCTCTCCACCCAGGCCCTGGTGGAATCGGAATCGGATCTGAAGGCGCTGCGCCGCCTCGTCTCCAACGGCCGCTTCCTGGTGGAAGCCAACGACATGGCGGCGGTCAAGTGCCTGGCCGGCCGCGGGCCCTTCGTCGCCGGTACCCATCTCAACGTCTACAACCCTGCGACCCTGGCTGTCCTAGCGGAGCTGGGCGCCGTGCGCTTTGTCGCCCCGGTGGAAATGTCGCAAGCGGCCCTCGCGGCGCTCCAGGCGGAGCGCCCCGCGGGGGTGGCGACCGAAGCGTGGCTCTACGGCCGGCTACCCCTCGCCTTCTCCGCCCGCTGCTTCACCGCGCGGCACTACAACCTGCAGAAGGACGATTGCCGGTTCCGCTGCCTGGACCATCCCGAAGGGCTCTCCCTCTTCACCCTGGAGGGCGAGCCGTTCCTCACGTTGAACGGCGTCCAGACCCTGTCCGCCCAGGTGCTCAATTTGCTGCCGGTCCTGGACGAGCTGCGGGCGCTTCGCGTCGATGTCGTCCGGGTAAGCCCCCAGGCCCGCCACACGGGGCGTGTCCTCGAAGTGTTCCGCTCCGTGCTGGATGGCACCATGGATTTGCGGGCCGCCCTGGCGGTGCTGGAGCCCCTCATGCCCGGGGCGCCCTGCGACGGCTACTGGCGCGGGGGCGCCGGCATGGGGTGGCGCGGACAGGCGAGGCCATGA
- the narJ gene encoding respiratory nitrate reductase subunit yields MKTYQVLGALLDYPDAALIEALPELAEAIEMEALLRGDERARLLTFMAELQNADLLELQERYVGLFDRSRALSLHLFEHVHGESRDRGQAMVDLKGLYASKGLRPVGDELPDFLPAFLEYLSQCEPGEARELLAETAHILCALHGRLGKRSSPYATVFGALLALAGEKPLPDAGALAQEPDDSSPEALDAAWPEEPVTFGLGAPSAGAVCGQPAAGAPAVVQFRGWPQRIAR; encoded by the coding sequence ATGAAGACCTATCAGGTGCTGGGGGCGCTGCTCGACTATCCCGACGCGGCCCTGATCGAAGCCTTGCCCGAGCTGGCGGAAGCGATCGAGATGGAAGCGCTGTTGCGCGGCGACGAGCGGGCGCGGCTGCTCACCTTCATGGCGGAGTTGCAGAACGCCGACCTGCTCGAGCTGCAGGAGCGCTACGTGGGCCTGTTCGACCGCAGCAGGGCGCTCTCGCTCCATCTCTTCGAGCACGTGCACGGGGAGTCCCGGGACCGGGGCCAGGCCATGGTGGACCTCAAGGGGCTGTACGCCTCCAAGGGCCTGCGGCCCGTCGGGGACGAGCTGCCGGACTTCCTGCCGGCGTTCCTGGAATACCTGTCCCAGTGCGAGCCGGGGGAGGCGCGCGAACTGCTGGCGGAAACCGCCCACATCCTCTGCGCGCTCCACGGCCGCCTCGGCAAGCGCTCGAGCCCCTATGCGACGGTCTTCGGCGCGCTGCTGGCACTTGCGGGCGAGAAGCCGCTGCCGGATGCGGGTGCGCTGGCGCAAGAGCCGGACGACTCGAGCCCCGAGGCCCTGGACGCGGCCTGGCCGGAAGAGCCGGTGACCTTCGGGCTCGGGGCGCCATCCGCGGGCGCTGTCTGCGGACAGCCTGCCGCAGGCGCGCCGGCGGTGGTGCAGTTCCGCGGCTGGCCGCAGCGGATTGCCCGTTAG
- the narI gene encoding respiratory nitrate reductase subunit — MAYLHQFLFGIYPYIALTVFLLGSLIRFDREQYTWKSDSSQLLRRGQLRWGSNLFHVGILFLFFGHLVGLLTPHWVYEPFLGAGAKQLLAMVSGGIAGLMTFAGLVLLIHRRLAEPRIRAVSTPMDFVVLFWILITLLLGLLSIVSSAQHPDGSVMLALSEWAQRIVTFRSGAAEVIAGAPLVFKVHLFFGMTLFLLFPFSRLVHVWSGFAAVAYLFRPYQLVRARSLARRPTL; from the coding sequence ATGGCTTACCTCCATCAGTTTCTGTTCGGCATCTATCCCTACATCGCCCTGACCGTGTTCCTGCTGGGCAGCCTGATCCGCTTCGACCGGGAGCAGTACACCTGGAAGAGCGACTCCTCCCAGCTCCTGCGGCGGGGCCAGCTCCGGTGGGGCAGCAACCTGTTCCACGTGGGCATCCTGTTCCTGTTCTTCGGGCACCTGGTGGGCCTGCTGACGCCCCATTGGGTCTATGAGCCGTTCCTCGGCGCCGGGGCCAAGCAGCTCCTGGCCATGGTCTCCGGCGGCATCGCCGGGCTCATGACCTTCGCCGGGCTGGTGCTGCTGATCCACCGGCGCCTGGCGGAGCCGCGCATCCGCGCCGTCAGCACCCCCATGGACTTCGTGGTGCTGTTCTGGATCCTGATCACCCTGCTGCTGGGGCTTTTGAGCATCGTCTCATCGGCCCAGCACCCGGATGGGAGCGTGATGCTGGCCCTCTCCGAATGGGCCCAGCGTATCGTCACCTTCCGCAGCGGCGCCGCGGAGGTGATAGCGGGCGCGCCCCTCGTCTTCAAGGTCCACCTGTTCTTCGGGATGACCTTGTTCCTGTTGTTCCCGTTCTCCCGGCTAGTGCACGTGTGGAGCGGCTTCGCCGCGGTGGCCTACCTGTTCCGGCCGTATCAGCTCGTGCGGGCGCGCAGCCTCGCCAGGCGGCCGACGCTTTGA
- a CDS encoding ISL3 family transposase ISMac21, whose protein sequence is MTEKLFETALGIAAPWFVAGVDLNAAARTLTIRIDFAPGSRFAVPGAAGGHPVHDTVTKRLKHLNFFQHECYLEVRTPRVKLPDGSVRQVEPEWAGRLKGFTLLFEALVLALAREMTFSAVARLVNLSLHRVMAICEHYVEQALAQSDFSPVRHLAIDETSRARGHDYLTLVADAAPQARRVIFVTEGRDAQAIERLAADLKRHGADPQAIESVSIDMSPAFIRGVTDHLPAARITFDKFHVVAHASKALDATRRAEQRTDPALKGLRWTLLKDRRRLGRAARAELDTLLARLTTQRTARAWVYREQLREILERRQINVVRTLLAQWCTNVMRSKVEPMKEVARLIRSHFEGIIAWAQTHATNGFLEALNGLFQAAKRKARGYVRLSTIRTVIFLLAGKLDFSKLNPHVAC, encoded by the coding sequence ATGACCGAGAAACTGTTCGAGACTGCCTTGGGGATTGCCGCACCGTGGTTCGTGGCCGGCGTTGATCTCAATGCCGCGGCACGCACGCTCACCATTCGCATCGACTTCGCGCCGGGAAGTCGCTTTGCCGTGCCGGGGGCAGCCGGCGGGCACCCGGTGCACGACACCGTGACCAAGCGGCTCAAGCACTTGAACTTCTTCCAGCACGAGTGCTACCTCGAGGTGCGCACCCCGCGGGTGAAGCTCCCGGACGGGTCGGTCCGCCAGGTGGAGCCCGAGTGGGCCGGGCGGCTCAAGGGCTTCACGCTGCTCTTTGAGGCGCTGGTGCTTGCGCTTGCGCGCGAGATGACCTTCAGCGCCGTGGCGCGGCTCGTGAACCTGAGCCTGCATCGGGTGATGGCGATCTGTGAACACTACGTCGAGCAAGCGCTGGCCCAGAGCGATTTCTCGCCGGTTCGCCACTTGGCGATCGATGAGACCTCGCGCGCTCGGGGCCATGACTACCTCACCTTGGTGGCCGACGCCGCGCCGCAGGCGCGGCGGGTGATTTTCGTCACCGAAGGGCGCGATGCCCAGGCGATCGAGCGGCTGGCCGCTGACCTGAAGCGCCACGGGGCCGACCCGCAGGCCATCGAGTCGGTCTCGATCGACATGTCGCCCGCCTTCATCAGAGGGGTCACCGACCACCTGCCGGCAGCGCGTATCACCTTCGATAAATTCCATGTGGTGGCGCACGCCTCCAAGGCGCTCGATGCCACGCGCCGAGCCGAGCAGAGAACCGACCCCGCGCTCAAAGGATTGCGCTGGACACTGCTCAAGGACCGCCGCCGCCTCGGGCGAGCGGCCCGAGCCGAATTGGACACGCTGCTGGCCAGGCTCACCACCCAGCGCACGGCGCGCGCCTGGGTCTACCGCGAGCAGCTGCGCGAGATCCTCGAACGCAGGCAGATCAACGTGGTGCGCACCCTGCTCGCCCAATGGTGCACGAACGTTATGCGCTCCAAGGTCGAGCCCATGAAGGAGGTCGCCAGGCTGATCCGCAGTCACTTCGAGGGGATCATCGCCTGGGCGCAGACGCACGCGACCAACGGGTTCCTGGAGGCCTTGAACGGATTGTTCCAGGCCGCCAAACGCAAGGCACGCGGCTATGTGCGGCTCTCCACGATCCGCACCGTGATCTTCCTGCTGGCCGGCAAGCTCGACTTCTCGAAACTCAATCCGCATGTGGCGTGTTAA
- a CDS encoding hypothetical protein (possible pseudo, frameshifted), which translates to MSSSLAIALAVKACGGTVIAQVKRLTERTSRHVQTVKIPGVLVDHVVLSPDQMMVTDIHFDPAFLGGKPFDPRKPA; encoded by the coding sequence ATGTCTTCTTCGCTGGCGATTGCGCTCGCCGTCAAGGCATGCGGTGGTACCGTCATAGCGCAGGTCAAGCGGCTGACCGAACGTACCAGCCGCCACGTGCAGACGGTGAAGATCCCCGGCGTGCTGGTAGACCACGTAGTGCTTTCTCCAGATCAAATGATGGTCACTGACATTCACTTCGATCCGGCGTTTCTTGGCGGGAAACCATTCGATCCTCGCAAACCTGCCTAA
- a CDS encoding hypothetical protein (possible pseudo, frameshifted) has translation MEGGERVAGVLAYTKQGKIQVRAKITIDASGDADVVAMAGFDTFIGHEGTVQNPTMIFRLQSVDLARFLQAYGADSIMGEEVSETIRRLHAQKKYFLPRAKIFLFPTPRPNELLCNATRILGRDGRELNPIYVQDITEAEIEGRRQVREYARFIRSHLAGCEKSFVNDTGVQVGVRQSRQVKGVKTLANEEM, from the coding sequence ATGGAGGGCGGCGAACGCGTGGCCGGGGTTCTTGCCTACACCAAGCAGGGCAAGATCCAGGTGCGCGCCAAAATCACCATAGACGCCAGCGGTGACGCCGATGTCGTGGCGATGGCGGGCTTCGATACCTTCATCGGCCACGAAGGAACTGTACAAAATCCCACCATGATCTTCCGTCTTCAGAGTGTTGACTTGGCGCGTTTTCTGCAGGCGTACGGAGCAGACAGCATCATGGGCGAGGAGGTGTCCGAAACCATTCGGCGTCTGCACGCGCAGAAAAAATACTTTTTACCTCGAGCCAAAATCTTTCTGTTTCCGACCCCTCGCCCCAACGAACTGTTATGCAATGCAACCCGCATCCTCGGACGCGACGGACGAGAGCTCAACCCGATTTACGTGCAGGACATCACAGAGGCAGAAATCGAGGGGCGTCGCCAGGTACGCGAGTATGCGCGCTTCATCCGGAGCCATCTCGCCGGTTGCGAGAAGAGCTTCGTTAACGATACCGGTGTTCAGGTCGGCGTGCGCCAATCTCGCCAAGTTAAAGGAGTGAAAACTCTCGCCAATGAGGAAATGTAG
- the gcvH3 gene encoding glycine cleavage system H protein 3, which produces MIEYRGCELPPDLWYDLDYLWVAPEPDGTYRIGITDPSQTMAGRVQYVTLKPVGTHRQWKKPLARLESGKWAGGIPAPFDGVIVAVNDRVLADPGLINIAPYGDAWLVKMKPDIPERALEHLVTGAEAVEKLKAWIDRYDVQCMRCAQ; this is translated from the coding sequence ATGATCGAGTACCGGGGTTGCGAGCTTCCGCCTGATTTGTGGTACGACCTGGACTACCTCTGGGTGGCGCCGGAGCCCGACGGCACTTACCGCATCGGCATCACCGACCCGTCCCAGACCATGGCCGGGCGGGTGCAGTACGTGACCTTGAAGCCTGTGGGCACCCATCGCCAATGGAAGAAGCCCCTGGCGCGGCTGGAGTCGGGCAAGTGGGCGGGCGGCATCCCGGCGCCCTTCGACGGCGTCATCGTGGCGGTCAACGACCGGGTGCTGGCCGATCCGGGCCTGATCAACATCGCCCCCTACGGCGACGCCTGGCTGGTCAAGATGAAGCCCGATATCCCGGAGCGGGCCCTCGAACATCTGGTCACCGGGGCGGAGGCGGTAGAGAAACTCAAGGCCTGGATCGACCGCTACGACGTCCAGTGCATGCGGTGCGCCCAATGA